The Niallia sp. Man26 genomic sequence AAATTGGGTACAGTGCTAGTTTGAAATTAAATAAGAAATCATCGGTGGAACAACCGAAAAGTAAAAAAGAAAACTGGATTATTATTTCTTCAGGTCTTCTTATAGTCATAGGTTTTTTACTATCTTATATATCTGTTCCGATGATTGTATCCACTATTTTATATGCTGGTGCTATCGTAATTAGTGGGTATAAACCAGTGAAAAGTGCCTTTTATGCCATTAAGAGCCGATCCCTTGATATGAACGTGCTAATGTCTGCGGCCGCAATTGGAGCTGCTTTAATTGGAGAATGGTTGGAAGGTGCCACAGTAGTATGGTTGTTCGCCATCGGAAATTACCTGCAAACAAAGTCCATTGAAAGAACTAGAAATTCTATTCGAAGTTTAATGGATTTATCTCCATCGGAGGCTTGGGTTAAGATTGGAAATGACTTAATCAAAAAGCCAGTTGAGGAGATTTCAGTTGGTACTACTATCGTGGTAAAACCTGGTGACCGAATTGCTTTGGATGGCGATGTTGTTCAAGGTGAATCCAGTGTAAACCAAGCACCTATAACAGGAGAATCTATACCAGTAGATAAAGCTATAGGTGATTCTGTATACGCTGGTACAATAAATGAACATGGTTTATTAGAAATAAAAGTAACGAAGTTGGTAGAAGATACTACTATCTCTAAAATCATTCATTTAGTAGAAGAAGCACAAGAACAAAAAGCACCAACAGAAGCATTTGTGGACAAATTTGCAAGTATCTACACACCTATCGTATTTATAGCTGCTTTGGCAGTTATTGTTATTCCTCCATTGATAGGATTGGGAACATGGGGAGAATGGTTCTATAAAGGGCTTGAGTTATTAGTGGTTGCTTGTCCATGTGCGCTAGTTATCTCCACTCCTGTTGCGATTGTGTCTGCTATCGGCAATGCTGCTAGAAATGGTGTCCTAATAAAAGGTGGAACTTTCTTAGAAGCTGCTGGGGCCATCAATGCAATTGCTTTTGATAAAACGGGTACGCTGACAGAAGGGAAACCAAAAGTATCAGACATTAAAACCTTTAATGGTTCTGAAGAAGAATTGCTATCCATAGCTCTTACTTTGGAAGAATATTCTACTCATCCTATTGCTAAAGCAATTGTAGATCATGTAAGAGAACTAGGGAAGCCAGCTAAAGATGGAGCAGAATACAAAAACATTGTAGGAAAAGGTGTGCAAGCTACCATCACTGGAGAAATATACTATGCAGGAAACCTGAAACTGTTTAAAGAAATGAGTATCCCATTAGGTACGGTTGAAGCGTATGTAAATGAAGTGCAAAATAATGGGAAGACAGTAGTTATCATAGGGACAAAAACCGATATTCTGGGAGTTATTTCGGTTGCTGATACTATACGTGAAAACTCTGCCGTTGCGCTAAAATCACTATTATCTAATGGTATCAAGCAAACGGTTATGTTAACAGGAGATAATGAAGGAACAGCTAAATTGATTGCTTCTAAGGCGAATGTAAATCGATATTTTGCTAATTTACTTCCAGAAGATAAAGTCGATGCGGTAAAGAAATTGCAAGAAGAAGGATACAAAGTAGCAATGGTTGGTGACGGAATAAATGATGCGCCAGCATTGGCAACGGCTGATTTAGGAATCGCAATGGGTGGGGCTGGTACAGATACTGCCATGGAAACAGCAGATATTGTGTTAATGGCAGATAATTTAGAGAAACTGCCACATACCATTAAATTAAGTAAAAAAGCTTTAAGCATTATAAAGCAAAACATTTGGTTCTCTATCCTCATAAAAGTTATTGCTTTAGTATTGATTTTCCCAGGGTGGTTAACACTTTGGATGGCAGTATTAAGTGATACAGGAGCAGCTTTAATCGTTATTTTAAATGCATTACGGTTATTGCGAATAAAAGGTTAAAAAAACCGAGATGTCTAACTAATGACATCTCGGTTTTTATATTATTCTGACGGTATAATTTGGTTATCTATATGGGTGACTTTCACAGATTTTCAGATTAGCAAGTGCTCTTTGAAGGTTATATATTTAAATGACTAACGTGGCAGCATTCCTATATTAACTGAAAATGAGATTTGAAAGAAAAAAGACCTCTTGATAAGATAAATGTGTCCTGAGCCCGCCAGCTAAAAGGGACAAAAAATCTACTCGGAGGCTCATCATTCAAATAAATTTGTGAATAATTACACTTCTTTAGTTTAAGAATTATAGGGCGTAGAGAACAAAAAAACAAGGGACTAGTAAGTCCCTTGCATATTATTAATCATTATATGAATAATGTACAGTGAAAGTTGGATCTAATCTATATTCAAAAGAAACAACATTTTTATTTGTAGCAGGAATAGAAGTAATGTATTCTTGCAGTTCAGCATTATGTTCATCAATACCCTTAGTCAAGTTAGCATCAACTACAGCTCCAGTAGGAAGCACTACTACTAGTTCGACTCTACCTCCACTTGGATCTAACTGTAATCCTGAAAACGGAAGCTGTGTTACAAATTCATAGTGGTTTGGTTGACCAGGAATTTCATAGATATTATGTTCATAATTAACTTCGTAGACAAAATGACCTTCTTTGGATTGTCCAGGTAATTTTGTGAGCTCAGTTCGATTCATGATAGAAACAAGAATGTTTTTATTTGCATCGTCTAATACTTCTCGAAGATTTCCAGCAATTGCTTGTTCTTGTATATCTTCAGTGCTTTCAAGGATATCTGCCTTAAGTGGAATCATTGGCAGCTGGAATACTTCACCTTTTGATTCTGCATCTTTACGAAGAAATTCTAAAACATGTGGTGGAACAGTAGATCCAGAAGGAATATACCAGAATTGACCTTCGGAAATTGGTTCAACTGTTTCAAGAAGAGTTTGAACCTTAACCCGGTCTGATTTACCTCCATTATAACGGGATAATCTTTGAATTGTTGCTGTCATTTCTTGCAAGTAAATAATATTCATTATTTTTGCCTCCAATAGTTTTGTTAGATGGAGGTATTCCCGCATTAAGACCTATTTGATTAATTCTCCTTCCTTACCGAATCAAAAGATAAGTCTATATTCCTTATATATTCATTTCTAATAAGACAAATTACATTGCCTTTCTAGAAATTTTCTTATATAATGTATTGGATTGAAATTAATATGGAACGTAGACAAACCTATTATCTGATATTGCAGTATCAGTTTTGATTGGTTTTATTGGTCTATGCGAAAAAACAACTATCTACAATTATTAATATAGTTGTTTTTTTTTATATGGTCAAGCAAAAAAGAAACTTTTCTTTACACTCAATGTATAATATAATCTGTTTAGGGTAAATTATTTTTAACATTCAAGTTAAATTAAGAGGAGGTGTGTAGATGGAAAACATTGCAAAGGTGATTGGACAAAACATAGAAAGATTAAAGCAATCTAAAGGATTAACTAATGAGGACATCGGTAACATTATTGGGGTGACTAGAGTTACGATTGCTAAATATTTATCTGGGGATCAGGTAATCGATAGTGCAAGACTATTCAGATTAGCTACTAAGTTTAACTTACCATTTAAATGGTTTTTAGAATCTGATGAGGATTCATCCATGTCCTTTATGTTTAGAGCAGATAATCCTCAAGAAAACTTTGAAGATGATTTAGCCCTTTCTCTTAACAATTTTCTAAATGAATACATCCGAATCTTAGAGTTGGCTGGAGAAAATAATGTAGCTTTTTTACCTCAAGCATATAAGTTACATTTAAAAGAAAATAAACTTACTGATGATGATCTTGAAATTATAAGAGAAATAGCTGAAAAACAAAGAATGGCATTTGGAGTAGAAGAAATTCTTGATTACGATATTTACTCAATTTTAGAAAAAAATAATATAAATGTTTTAGCTTTACAGTTAGATAACGAAAAAATATTTGGATTATCTGCCTATTCAGAAGATAAGGGTGCCTTTATTATAATAAATGATAGCCCTAATATTCCTGAGGAAAGAAAGATATTTAGTGTCATACATGAACTTGGGCATCTGATATTTCATCGAGAGGATTATGATAGAGAACCAGGAGAGTTAACTTATAGTAAAACGCGTAATAATATTAATGAAAAAATTGTTGATAAATTTGCGGGTTATTTCTTGATTCCTAGACATAAATTAAGAGGTTATAAAAGACTGTTTAGAGGTTTTATATCTAACTTTAATAGTGTTTTTGAAGTGAAAAAGGAATTCGGTGTAAGTGCAAAATCATTATTAATGGCATTAAAAGAGGAAGGTTATATAGAGCAAAAAACATTTGGTGCCCTATTTAACAAACTCAAAAATTCAGGATTTGACCATAAAGAGCCTCAACCAATAGAACCAATAGAAAAAAATAAGAAGTTAAAATCCATTCTTCGTAGATTGTACTTGGAGGATAAGGTGACTACAAATAAGGTTGCCGAGTTGTTATCATTAAATGACAAGGAGGCACGCCTGCTCGTTAAAGCATGGGCTGAAGAAGAGGACTATGGAGATCAATACACAGAAGATTAAAAATCTTATGGGAAAAGTAGGAGTGCTGGATAATAACATTCTGAATGATTTTACAGAGCTTCAATGTATATCCTTAATTAATCAAGTATTTGTAAAAGTCTATATACCACAAAGTATTTTAGAACGTGAGGCTATTCTCGAAACTATTCAATCGAATATTGAATGGTTAGAATATCAACCAACTGCCATAGAAAAGGTTGAATCGTACGAGTTTTTGAGTAAAATTTTAAAGGACAAGCCTGCTCTTTCTGACTATGATGCAGAATGTATCGCAATTGCAAGGGAAAAGATGATCTACTGCACATCAAATGAAAAAAGAGTTATAAGTATCTGTAACGAATATAATGTTGAATGTACAGGAACCATTGGAATATTATGTTGTGCATTTGAACATGGTATCATTAGTAAAGGTAAGTTTGAAGGTTTAATAAAAAAGTTATTTTCCCCTGAGTGTTCTTCTTACTTGGGCAAAAAAGTCAAAAAAGCTGTTTTTTCTTACTATAATATTGAATAGTACTATACACTAAGGCACCCTAAGTTGAGTCAAAGTATGATACTTAAGGTGCTTTTATATTTCTACTATGGATTATGTAGAGATGTTAAATATTTTTAGTAGCTTTGGATATATAGATTTTATTTTTTTAGTATTTGTTTCATTTGCATTTTTATCACAAATAATCTTTTTAGGGAATCGAAGATTAGAACTAGTACAAGAGTTATTTTCGCAATGTATAGAAGAAAAGAAATGAAAGTTTATAAAAAAAGTAGAAGCATTTAATATTATAGAAGATGTTTCTTTTTTTGTATGAGTCGTAACTTAAAAGAATTGACACCAAAACAACGGACTGTCAATTTAGGAGTTATTTTTCATTTAGTTTAGGCGTTAAATTGCACTGAAAAATCTTTTATATTGCTATATGTTGTTAAACGATCGCCCCTGTTTCTTTAAGTGCATTTTTTCACAAACTCAGCCTTTTTGAGTTAATTATTACAGGAATAATGCCATGTTTATGACACAAGCGTTTCTTCTATAAGGAATTCTACTCTCTTAGTGCAAGAGAAAATGCGATACCTCCTAAAATATCGCACATTCATTTCATAATAGTGTTACCTCTTAATTCCTGTAATTAAATAGTAAATACCAAATAGATAAAGTATGCCACTTATAAATAATAGTATGATTCTAATTTCTTTAATAGCTGTTCCATACACATCTACATTATTTCCATATCTAACTTCTATATCAATAAATGGATTATTTAAACATCCTATTTGGGAGCGTTATAACCACTTAAAAGCTTACAAAAGTGATAGCTGTCCTATTTCACGTAAAAATATAGAAGAATTCGACCGAAAATTATTTCATGTAATTGATGACTATTACAGTAAGGATATCAGAGAAATTGCAATTAGCTGCCCTGGTGCTGTTGATACAAAAAAAGGAATTATATATAACGGTGGATCCTTTCCTTTTCAGCACAATGTGAATCTAAAGAAAAAGTTAGCTGATCATTACAATATTGACGTAGCAATAGAAAATGATGGAAGATGCGCAGCCTTAGCGGAGCTATGGCTAGGTAGCATTAAAGGTAAACAGGACGCTGTTGTACTTGTATTGGGGAGTGGCGTAGGTGGTGGGATTATTCTGAACGGCAAGATACGTCACGGGGGTAATTTACTCTCTGGAGAATTAAGTTTTGTCATGTCTGGTATGAGTAAGGAGACAAACGAAGCCACTTTTGTAGGTTTTGAAGGATCTGCAGTAGAATTTCTAGTTGAAATATACCTTTTCCCCAACCAAAATATAATCTTTAATTATATGCTGTAACCCGACCTTCTAATCTATCATTCTCTGTTAACAAATGATATAAAGCACCATATAAATTAGCGTTATTTTGATAATGACAGCATACGATATTTGGCTTTGCTATATGCATTGTATTTGCTTTCTTCAATTCTTCAACCGCCCATTTTATCCGTTCAATTAGTATTGGTTGAGCACTTATACCCATATCTATTTTTAAAGATACTAATTGAGAAACAAAAGATAATGGATATGGCTAAACTATTTTTATCGGTACAAGAGATTAAGGAAAATCTATTTTTCCAGAAAGTGCAAAAATATTTGCTAATCAATCGGAATTCTGATAAGTAAGTAAGTTTTCAAATTAGAACTATACTTCTAGATGATAAAGCTAAAGTCCTGATATTTTCTCAGGGCTTTTTTTATTTCATAAAGTATAGTCCTCCATGCATAAATAAACAAATAAAAAGGATAAACCCAAAAACTATTGTTTATCCTTTGCTAGGTCATCTTCATAAAAAATACCAAATGCTACAGGAATTAAATATATATGATTATTTGGTGATTATTGTTTAAGGGAACTTACCTGGGCAGTTATTTTTACTATTTCAGAACTTTGAACAAGTTAGTAATGCCATTCATCCTTATTTATGATATTAACTTCATCTACGCAATTAAACCAAAAATAGATAGAAGAGTTCTTAATTACACCAGTCCAATTTCTCTTCTCTTTTAGTCGAAGGGTTAAATACTGCTAAATCATATTAAATAAAAATTAAGGATAGCTTTTTGTATTAATGTGTAAATTTAAGTTTTATTTTTCACTTATTTTAATAGTTATTTTTAGTCCAAGTTCTTCCCATTTATACTCCAGTATATGATGAGCTTCATCTTTACTTAGTTTGTCAAATTCATGAGCAAAACCAATTATAGAGTATAGTTGAGGGTAACGAGCTAATCGCTTTTCAATTCCTGGCATTCCAATTAATATCATTGCTACGTTGTTTTGATCGTAAATATCCCTAAGTTGTTCTAAACTTTGCAGTTTTAATCGTTCAATTTCATCAACGATGATTAAATCGATATGCTTATAGGAATCTGAATAATATTCTTCTTCGCCCGTAGTATGTAGTTTATACATCGCCTTTACCATATTTATTCTAAATCCTAAAGTATTATTCTAAATCTTGTACCTTTCACTTCACCATTAATGGCGGAGCAATATTAGCGCTTCTTGTTGGTGTAGTTGATTTTAATGATCTCGTTGACGTAACAGGGATTGTACGGAATGCAACAATGGCATTTGTTGCATTCATTATTATTTCATTAATCTTAGATGAAATTGGATTTTTTGAATGGGCAGCTTTACATATGGCAGAAGCTAGATGCTGGTGGTAACAGCTTGAAGATGTTTGTTTACGTTGCTATTCTAGGGGGCTATTGTTGCAGCGTTTTTCGCAAATGATGGGGCATAATTTAACACCAATTGTTTTAGCGATGGTTAGAGCATTAAAGTTAGACAAGAAAATGATTTACGGGTGGCTCTTTAGAACATAGAGGTATTTTAGACACAGGTATACTACGTGTATTTGATTTAGCTGTTAGTCAAACAGGTATGAATGAGCTAGAAGCGTTAGAAGAAGGCTATGATATTGAAATACTTCATAATATTAAACCAGCTAGTTCAGAGTATTTGGGAGAAATTAATAGTTATTAAGGAAAAAATTGTAAGGGTTTTAGGTGTACAAATAGTAGTTGAAGAAGGAGTGGATAAAAGAATTGATGTCTTTTGTAACAGCTCTTACGTTTAAGGAAAAAGCAGAAGACTTATTCCATCTTGATCTTGCCTACTCACCACCATTCAGCACAACTAAAGATCCAGCTATGTATACTGGGATGGCTTTGCAAAAAGCTATTGATAAGAAAAATAAGCTAATTACACCCAAGAGGGAGAAGCCATTCAAGTTATTGATACACGTCCACCAAAACAATATAATGTATCAAAAGTGGCGACTGCAATAAATATACCACTAGGCGAATTGCGTGGGAAATGTAAAGAACTTGATCCCAATTTTCCAACAGTAAACTTACTGTAATGGTGGAGTGACTGGGAATACTGCACAAAAATGTTATACGTAACTTAGGGTTTAACTATATCTATAATCTTTCTGGTGGTAATAAGAATTACGAAAATTATAAGAAGAATAAATAATTAAACAATCAAAAAGATTCTAGGTTTACCTTAACGGGTTCTCTAGATGGGGAGTTTTGTTAAAATAACATTAAGTTTCCCCTAGATTTCAGTATAAGTTTTAGCAATTGAAATAGACATCAAAACAACGAAAAAGAGCATCGAATTCGATGCTCTTTTAACATTAATTTCACAAAATGAAGTTACCGACTAAATATCCTAAGTAAGCTAGGATAATACCTGCACCATAGGTGATGATTGTGTAGAGGGTAAATATCTTTTTATATAAACTTAAATGTAATTGTATCATTTCTAATTTGAGTGTGGAAAAGGTTGTAAAAGCTCCCATAAAACCAGTTCCAAGCAGAAGAGCTATCATCGTATCTGCTTTAGCACTAGTAATAATCCCTAGTAGAAAGGCTCCCAATAGATTTACTGTAAGAGTTCCCAGGGGGAGTTTTAATGTTGATTTACCGTTTAGTTTCTTGCTGATTGAATATCGAGAAATCGCTCCGAAAAAACCGCCAATACCAACTAATAAAATATGTGCTACTGTCAAGATTTTTGCACTTCCTGGCTTACTTTAAAACCTAAGCGGCTCATCGCTAATCCACCAATAATACTTACGAATACATAAGATAAGCCCAAAACAATATTTCCAGCCCGAAACAAATTGACAGTTTCGACGCTAAGAGTTGAAAAGGTTGTAAAGGACCCAACAAATCCTGTTCCTAACGTCGTTGCAATGATAGGAGAAATCGAGAGCCTTTTAAATAAATTAGTTGTTAACCAAGCCAAAAGAAAACTCCCAATCAAATTAATCATTAATGTCGCATATGGGAATGTGCTATTTGTAAATAATGAAACTCCAATCATATACCTTAAAATAGCTCCTAGTGTCCCTGCAATTCCTACCCAAAAGTAAATCATTCTGCTGCCTCCCTATTTCTTAAAAATAAAAAGACTCCTGCCAGTAATAATGTTACCAGCAGGAGTCATTAGCCATTCGGCGGTTAAAGGCGAACTCCATCGCCTATTTAAATTCCATTAATATTATATATTTTATTTCAACACAGGGAAAGTAATTCGATCTTGTTATCTCAAATATAGAATATCTTTTATTTTGAAAATCTTATCCGTGATACCTAAACGTTGAGTCGGAGTCATTCGTTTTTTATCGCCAGTTTGGTAAGGAAAACAAAAATTGTAATAGCTTCTTAGATGGTCAAAGCCCTTTGAGCATATTAAGGATTAAATTTAGAATAAATATAGCTCTTTCCATCGCCTCTTGCAGTAGTCAAAGGTCTCTCCAAAACAGACAGCCTTCTTCTAATTTACTAAATAGCTATGGGTGAGCAAAACAATCTCCTTCTGAAAAGAATGGCCCTTATGTTTAAAAATATCTGTTAAGTATTCGTAAGCGATGGTTTATAAAGAACGACTTTCTATTCTATTGGCTAATCCCCAATTAATTAAATCCTGCGCATTTCTTTGAATTCAGTAAAAGCTTGTTTTTTCTGGATTTTCCTCGGACTGTTAAACACAAGAAAGAGTAAGCATCAAATCCCTTAAATTCATTTGAAAACACTATATATATTATATTGCGAACAACAAGGGTGTATCAATATCTGTTACAAATCGCCACTCATTCAACATCTCTTTAATCAACCAAAAGTGTGCCATAGAAGTATATGTGGAATTTGTATACAAACCATCAATATAGCGTTCTCTCCCGTTAAATCGTTAAAGGTCATTTTGATACTCACTCATTGATTGTGTATCATTTTCAGTAAGTTCCTGTGGGTAATAAATGAATCTCAGTCTTGCATTTTTTCTGACAAAATCGTGAAGGTGTTCTTCTTTAAATATTTTGGTATCAGTTATGATTTAGTTAAAATTAGCATCCCAAGCATAAGCAACTTCAGACCTAATTAGGATCATCCCTCTATTCGGATAGATTGGGTCACAATTACATTCTATAGTTTTGTGCCCTGATTGACCGACAATTTTGTATCGTGGTTTTCCTTTAGCGGTTGCGAATCGAGCTTGCGAAACTCTAAACCATATACAAAAGGGATTAATGCAAAAAATATTTTGATTTGTATGATTTATTCCGTTTAGACGAAAGTTCACTGGAAGAAATTTTTGCGTTTTCCAGTCTATATTCTTTACAAGTCTCCTAATACCAATTAAAAAGGACCATTCTCCCCTTTAAGGGAACCGATTAGGTTTACCTAGGTTTTTTTAAAAAAATTGTCAGCATTTCGGTGATAAATGAACTGTCTAACCAACAAACATGGAATCGTTTTTAATGGTAAATGAAGAGCATCCTTCTTTTTCACAAAAGGGTTGATTAGTTTAAGTGAAAAACTACACAAAATCCTGCTTGAATAATATATAAGGCACCTTAGTATTACACCAAGATGCCTTTCACTATAGTTGAGATTGTTTTATTTAGAAAGTTTGTGTTAATCCTAACTAAACTCCCTCAGATTGATACGGATATCTCTCGAATGCTCACTTATTCGCAGGATTTCATAACCCTTTTATTCAGATAATATACGATGTTAATGAGTTCAGATTATTTTTGGCTTCGTGGAGGCATGGATAAATAAAGGAGGTAGTTAACACTCCATATTTTACCATATAATGTACATCTCCACGCCGCCCCTGGAGGCTTTCCCTCCCATGTCTCAACGGGTCAATTGCCCTCTCATTCCTTCGTTATGCCTATCCAAGGGGTGGAGGCCAGTTATGCTAACCTGATGGGTCATAATGCCCTTTAGTTTAAGAAACCTGGTACTCCGTACATATTTGAAATCCTACGAATAAGACAACACTCGATGATTATATGTTCTCTTCGAGAACACTATTATTAATTAAGCAACCAAATCTAAATGTGGTTGAACCTTCTTGGCACAATATGCTTCGTTATTACGTGCTATTCCTACAAATACCCTTGCCAATTTACCGACTAATTTCATAATGGATTTCATCTTTTTCATCTTCTTCTCTCTAACGTTTTTTAAATGGATAGCTTTAAATTCAGTGTTATTCATTACTAAACTCATGGTGGCTAAATACAGGAAACGTCTTAGCCTAGATCTTCCACGTTTAGAAATAACGATTTGTCCTTTCCATTTCCCTGAGCTAGCTTCTGCGAGATGTAGGCCTGCATGCCTTAGTAGGGAATTCCCATGTGAAAAACCACTTAAATCCCCAGCCTCTCCAAGGATTCCTGCCAAGGAAATTTCACTAATTCCCTTAATCATTAGTAATTTTTTAGCGAAAGGAATGTTAGATAATTCGTTCTTGATTTCCACTTCAACTCTTTCGAGTTGTTGTACCGTAAGGTCATACTCCTCAAGCAACTGTTCCAAATGAAATTTATAGGCTTCTAACGCTTGTCTTGTTCCAACGGATTTATTGGCTACATGAAGCAGTAAATTAGCTTTCTTTAAGCCAGGCTGACGCTTCATAAGTGATCTCCATCCAGTCATAATTTCTTCCGTTGACTTAGAACACAGTTCTGTTGGGGAAGGAAAAAGTCTTAGTGTAGCTATTGCCCCTTTAGCAGTAATATCCTTGAATACTTGTCTTAATTCAGGAAAAACAATGTCCACCCATCTGTTTAATTGATTAATAGCACTCACAAGTCGTTTAACCACCACATCACGGTTCGATATGAGAACCCTTAGTTTCTCAAATGACTCAGAATTATTTCTTACAAAGGAGTAGTATCCGTTCTTTACCATATCAGCTATTACCAAAGCATCTTTTTTATCACTCTTTGATTGGGTATTATCTCGATTCTCTTTATTTCGTTTGACCAGAATGGGATTAACTGTTACTACTTCTATGTCTTGGTTCAATAACCACTTTGAAAGATTGATCCAGTAATGTCCCGTTGGTTCCATCCCCACTATAGAGTACTCAAGTTTATGTATTCTTTTAAGCTCAAAAATCCAGTTTAATAGCTTTATAAATCCCTCTTCATTGTTCTCGAATGCCAGAGGGTTTCCTACAATAATTCCACGGAAATTAACTGCCCTAGCAACGTGCAGCTGTTGAGCGATATCTACACCAATGATTAAATGTTTAACAGAAATTCT encodes the following:
- a CDS encoding heavy metal translocating P-type ATPase, encoding MKEISSSCCSTNKKQPSNTSELFNVIPVASSCCNSTKEPEKDSCCSKESAEKVSDCCASQVSKSEEKASSCCSTTIEVEENIMETNAGERQDFLITGMDCPACAKTIEKGLGSLPGIETVKVNYSTAKMQVHAANSSSFISIEKEIKKLGYSAEVLQQNKNLRTYDIVGMDCGSCAKSIENHFQKNPSVKEVSVNFSTGKMKIEHTNSVDEIISEVGKIGYSASLKLNKKSSVEQPKSKKENWIIISSGLLIVIGFLLSYISVPMIVSTILYAGAIVISGYKPVKSAFYAIKSRSLDMNVLMSAAAIGAALIGEWLEGATVVWLFAIGNYLQTKSIERTRNSIRSLMDLSPSEAWVKIGNDLIKKPVEEISVGTTIVVKPGDRIALDGDVVQGESSVNQAPITGESIPVDKAIGDSVYAGTINEHGLLEIKVTKLVEDTTISKIIHLVEEAQEQKAPTEAFVDKFASIYTPIVFIAALAVIVIPPLIGLGTWGEWFYKGLELLVVACPCALVISTPVAIVSAIGNAARNGVLIKGGTFLEAAGAINAIAFDKTGTLTEGKPKVSDIKTFNGSEEELLSIALTLEEYSTHPIAKAIVDHVRELGKPAKDGAEYKNIVGKGVQATITGEIYYAGNLKLFKEMSIPLGTVEAYVNEVQNNGKTVVIIGTKTDILGVISVADTIRENSAVALKSLLSNGIKQTVMLTGDNEGTAKLIASKANVNRYFANLLPEDKVDAVKKLQEEGYKVAMVGDGINDAPALATADLGIAMGGAGTDTAMETADIVLMADNLEKLPHTIKLSKKALSIIKQNIWFSILIKVIALVLIFPGWLTLWMAVLSDTGAALIVILNALRLLRIKG
- a CDS encoding XRE family transcriptional regulator; protein product: MENIAKVIGQNIERLKQSKGLTNEDIGNIIGVTRVTIAKYLSGDQVIDSARLFRLATKFNLPFKWFLESDEDSSMSFMFRADNPQENFEDDLALSLNNFLNEYIRILELAGENNVAFLPQAYKLHLKENKLTDDDLEIIREIAEKQRMAFGVEEILDYDIYSILEKNNINVLALQLDNEKIFGLSAYSEDKGAFIIINDSPNIPEERKIFSVIHELGHLIFHREDYDREPGELTYSKTRNNINEKIVDKFAGYFLIPRHKLRGYKRLFRGFISNFNSVFEVKKEFGVSAKSLLMALKEEGYIEQKTFGALFNKLKNSGFDHKEPQPIEPIEKNKKLKSILRRLYLEDKVTTNKVAELLSLNDKEARLLVKAWAEEEDYGDQYTED
- a CDS encoding ROK family protein, translated to MPLINNSMILISLIAVPYTSTLFPYLTSISINGLFKHPIWERYNHLKAYKSDSCPISRKNIEEFDRKLFHVIDDYYSKDIREIAISCPGAVDTKKGIIYNGGSFPFQHNVNLKKKLADHYNIDVAIENDGRCAALAELWLGSIKGKQDAVVLVLGSGVGGGIILNGKIRHGGNLLSGELSFVMSGMSKETNEATFVGFEGSAVEFLVEIYLFPNQNIIFNYML
- the crcB gene encoding fluoride efflux transporter CrcB produces the protein MTVAHILLVGIGGFFGAISRYSISKKLNGKSTLKLPLGTLTVNLLGAFLLGIITSAKADTMIALLLGTGFMGAFTTFSTLKLEMIQLHLSLYKKIFTLYTIITYGAGIILAYLGYLVGNFIL
- the crcB gene encoding fluoride efflux transporter CrcB, whose protein sequence is MIYFWVGIAGTLGAILRYMIGVSLFTNSTFPYATLMINLIGSFLLAWLTTNLFKRLSISPIIATTLGTGFVGSFTTFSTLSVETVNLFRAGNIVLGLSYVFVSIIGGLAMSRLGFKVSQEVQKS
- a CDS encoding IS110 family transposase, translating into MNFKMQDKQNQLIERISVKHLIIGVDIAQQLHVARAVNFRGIIVGNPLAFENNEEGFIKLLNWIFELKRIHKLEYSIVGMEPTGHYWINLSKWLLNQDIEVVTVNPILVKRNKENRDNTQSKSDKKDALVIADMVKNGYYSFVRNNSESFEKLRVLISNRDVVVKRLVSAINQLNRWVDIVFPELRQVFKDITAKGAIATLRLFPSPTELCSKSTEEIMTGWRSLMKRQPGLKKANLLLHVANKSVGTRQALEAYKFHLEQLLEEYDLTVQQLERVEVEIKNELSNIPFAKKLLMIKGISEISLAGILGEAGDLSGFSHGNSLLRHAGLHLAEASSGKWKGQIVISKRGRSRLRRFLYLATMSLVMNNTEFKAIHLKNVREKKMKKMKSIMKLVGKLARVFVGIARNNEAYCAKKVQPHLDLVA